A single Montipora foliosa isolate CH-2021 chromosome 7, ASM3666993v2, whole genome shotgun sequence DNA region contains:
- the LOC138011305 gene encoding uncharacterized protein, protein MWDRRMESYSKCSPERDENPAALKKRSNWLNVLCFYIFGTMGFFYQEMLYTASEDILSGRQLPTATILVTFVTPLAAIKLIAPWFIQKISYVFKVCFISTCMVTGLALIIFTEDMRLKLVGIAVNAVATGVAEVVFLALTSFYPQVCISAFVAGTGMASLVSPLYYTGVTIWSCVSPKTAITLTIPLPALIIIFYALLDRENIANGNGAEHKNVRYTIVGSEPDSPHQSTEKSQFSQKLRIGFKILPFIIPLFLSFFAEYMSNSSVITTIGFPDSHVPPRDHFLFYSLSYRIGKFIGRSYLFLFACLPSEAVDFLTCNKTWVFAALEISHLIFFLFESWYHFVGYIWIVIALCSTLGLVAGMIVLHSPFAVSRFVSPEEREFALGLLTVGNSLGGLVAGFVGLAVEPFLTDKCVQHFSAAQEFCFTRHKNMTGWEYNIHC, encoded by the exons ATGTGGGATCGAAGGATGGAAAGTTACAGTAAATGTAGCCCTGAAAGAGACGAGAATCCAGCCGCTTTGAAAAAGCGATCTAACTGGCTAAATGTTCTTTGCTTCTACATCTTTGGTACGATGGGCTTCTTTTATCAAGAAATGTTATACACGGCGTCTGAGGACATTCTTAGCGGCCGACAACTTCCAACTGCTACAATACTAGTTACTTTTGTAACACCCTTAGCGGCGATAAAGCTTATAGCGCCATGGTTTATCCAAAAGATTTCTTATGTCTTCAAAGTTTGTTTCATCTCGACGTGCATGGTAACAGGGCTGGCTTTGATCATCTTCACCGAAGACATGCGGTTGAAATTAGTAGGAATAGCGGTGAACGCCGTAGCTACAGGGGTGGCCGAAGTTGTATTTCTCGCCTTAACGTCATTTTATCCTCAGGTGTGTATCAGTGCATTTGTTGCTGGAACCGGAATGGCGTCGCTTGTCTCTCCTCTATACTATACAG GAGTTACAATATGGAGTTGTGTGTCACCCAAGACAGCCATCACACTCACGATTCCTCTGCCGGCGTTGATAATCATATTTTACGCTCTTTTAGACAGGGAGAACATAGCAAACGGAAATGGCGCTGAACACAAAAATGTACGATATACAATCGTTGGGTCCGAGCCTGACAGTCCGCACCAATCAACTGAAAAATCTCAATTTAGCCAAAAACTTCGCATCGGTTTCAAGATTCTCCCCTTTATCATCCCGCTGTTTCTAAGCTTCTTCGCCGAGTACATGTCCAATTCTTCCGTTATTACAACCATTGGTTTCCCTGATTCTCATGTGCCTCCTAGAGAtcattttcttttctattcTCTCTCGTACCGGATTGGAAAATTCATTGGTAGGAGTTATCTGTTTCTATTTGCCTGCCTTCCTTCTGAGGCTGTGGATTTTCTGACTTGCAACAAGACGTGGGTGTTTGCAG CACTGGAAATATCCCATTTAATCTTCTTTCTGTTCGAGTCTTGGTATCACTTTGTCGGCTACATCTGGATCGTTATTGCTCTGTGTTCTACGCTTGGACTCGTGGCTGGAATGATTGTCTTGCACTCGCCTTTCGCCGTCTCACGTTTTGTTTCACCCGAGGAGAGAGAATTTGCCCTGGGACTGCTGACAGTCGGAAACTCTTTGGGTGGCCTGGTGGCTGGTTTTGTTGGTCTTGCTGTGGAGCCATTCCTCACGGATAAATGCGTGCAACATTTTTCTGCCGCGCAAGAATTCTGTTTTACAAGACATAAAAACATGACTGGGTGGGAATATAATATTCATTGTTAG